In Planctomycetota bacterium, the DNA window CCTCGTCGCCCGCTTCTACGACCCCACGCGGGGCCGCATCACGCTCGACGGCATGGACCTGCGGGACCTCGACGTCGACCGCTACCGCGCGCTGCTGGGCGTCGTCGAGCAGGAGGTGTTCCTCTTCGATGGGCCGGTGCGGGACAACATCGCCTACGCCCGCCGGTGGGCGAGCGAGGACGACATCCGCCGCGCCGCCCGCATCGCCTACGCCGACGAGTTCATCGAGACCCTGCCCAAGGGCTACGACACAATCGTCGGCGAGCGGGGCGTGCGGCTCAGCGGCGGGCAGAAGCAGCGGATCGCGATCGCCCGCGCCGTGCTCGCCGACCCGACCGTGCTCATCCTCGACGAGGCCACGAGCAACCTCGACACCGAGAGCGAGCGGTTCATCCAGCGGGCCCTGCGGGAGCTGACCCACGAGCGAACGACCTTCGTCATCGCACACCGGCTGAGCACCATCCGCCACGCCGACACCATCGTGGTGCTGCAGGGCGGCGGCATCCTAGAGATGGGTAGCCACGACGAACTGATCGCCCGAGAGGGCCGATACGCCGAGTTGCTCCGCGCCCAGGTCGAGGATCCGGACGAGCAGCCGTCCGCGGCAACCAGCTAGCTCACCCCGCCGGCATACATCGTCCCTGCGCCCACCGGCGCAGCTCGGCAATGCGTTCGGCCATCGTCACGCTCAGCGGCGGGCTCGCCTCCAGGATGGTCGCCAGCGAATCCGTGGTCACCTCGCGCTGGTGCGCAAAGGCCTCATGCCGAGCGCTGATGATGCCCTGCTCGATCTCGGCACCGCTGTAGCCCTCGGTGATCTCGATCAATCGATCGAGGTCGAAGTCCGCCGGGTCGAGCCGGCGCTTTCGCAGGTGGATCCGCAGGATCGCCTCCCGGGCGTCGACACCCGGCAGATCAACGAAGAAGATCTCGTCGAAGCGGCCCTTGCGCATCAGCTCGGGCGGCAGGCTCTCGATGTCGTTGGCCGTCGCGACGATGAACACCGGCTCGCTGTGCTCCTGCATCCACGTCAGCAGGCTGCCGAACATCCGGCGGCTCAGGCCTCCGTCCGAGCCCGTCGATCCCGCCGACGCGAAGCCCTTCTCGATCTCGTCGATCCACAGGATGATCGGCGCCATCAGTTCGGCCTGGTGCAGCGCCTTGCGGAGCCGGTGCTCGCTCTCGCCGATGAAGCGGTCGTAGAGCACCGTCGGGTCCAGCCGCAGCAGCGGCCGCTTCCACGCGGCACTGATGGCCTTGGCGCACAGGCTCTTGCCCGCGCCCTGCACCCCCAGCATGAGCACGCCGCGGGGTGCCTCCAGCCCGTGCGCCTCTGCCTCGGCCTCGCTGGTGAGCACCCGGCTCGCCAGCCACGTCTTCAGGTTGGCCAGCCCGCCGATGTCGTCGAGGGTCGTGGGTGCCTCGACGAACTCGAGCAGCCCGTCGGCCCGCACATACTCCCGCTTGCTGGCGATGACGTGCGGCAGGTCGTCGGCATCGAAGCGGCGGTCGGCGCGGATGATCTCGGCCGCGATGTTGCGGATCTGCCGCCGCGTCAGCCCGCGGAGGTTGCGGACCATCGCCTCCCACTCGCTCCGCTTCACGTCGATCTCGATGGGCGTATTCAGATGGTGCGCCCGAAGCTCGCCGCGCACCAGCCGCTCGATCTCGTCGAGGTCCGGCGGGTGCAGCTCGAAGGGAGCCGCGTAGGGGCGCACCGCGGCCGACGCGATGGGCTGGTGATCGATCAGCACGAGCTTCTGCACGCGCTGGGCTGCGCGGAAGAGCGCCTCCCGCATGGCCCGAGCGGTCTTGGCGTCCTCCAGGTGCGGGCCCAGATCCAGGAACACGTGCACCCCGCCCAGGTGCTCGCTGGCGACCTTCCGAAGGGCGTGCTCGGCCCGCTCGGTGTCCACCGCCACGGGGAGGTCCTCGACGTCCGCGTCCTGCAGGCCAGTCGTGGCCGACCAGCGATGGCAGGGCATGCCCAGGTCGGCGGCGGCGTCGCGGACTAGCTCGAGCGCGTGGGCCTCCTCGTCGGTCACGATCGTGATCGCGGGCTGCGCGGTGACCCTTAGGAGTTCCCTAAGCCTGTCCTGGTTGGTCTGCGTCATGCACGCCAGCGTATCGCTTATAGGACGCCTCTCGTGGCGTGCATCCCCTTCTCGTGCCCCGACGAAGGACATGGGGTTGTGCCGCGGTCGCGGCGCGGTACATTGGGCCCGCGGGACGAGCCGTAACGGCCCGGATCCCGCCGACCTAGCCATCCCGGACAGAGTCTCGGTGCCGCTGCCTCGGCACGGATTCGTACGGGTCACGCTAGGGCCGGCGAATCACACCATCCGGGCGGCCCGCCGCCCAAGACCTGGGGAGGTCGACGCCATGCTTTCACGTTCCCTCGTACGCGGCCTGGCCGCGGGGCTCGCCGTTGCCGCCGCCGCGGCGTTCGCGCAGCCCCTGCTGGCACAGGACGGCCCGCAATCGCCCATCGTGTTCGACGACCTGGTGTCCCACACCATCGAGCGGCTGGACGTGGTCCGCGGCCAGGACGGCTCGCTGCGCACCACCGTCATGCTCGGCGCCGAGCCGGCCACGCTCATCCTCACCCCGCACTCGGTCCGCACGCCGGACTTCGAGGTGCTCATCCCCCAGCCCGACGGCTCGCTCAAGCGGGTCGTCGCGCCCGCGCCCACGACCTACCGCGGCCGCGTGGTCGGCATGGAGTCCAGCACCGTCGTCGCCGGCTTCTTCCGCGACGGGCTGACCGCCGAGATCTACACGGGCGAGGGCGAGGACAACGACTGGATCGTCCAGCCGCTCCGCGAGCGCGTCGATGGCGCCGCCGACGACCTGCACGTCGTGCACCGCCGCGTGGACGACATCTCGCTCGATCTCATCGGCGGCGTGTGCGGCACGCCCGATGATCCCTTCGCGGCGCTGCAGCACATGGGCCAGCCCGATGCGCCGGGCGTCGACGAGACCCTCGTGCTCGACCTCGCCGTCGACACCGACTTCGAGTTCTACCAGCTGCTCGGCTCGTCCGAGCCGGCGGTCATCGCCGCCATCGAGAACCAGGTCAATGCCGTCTCGAGGATCTACGAGCGGGACGTCGACACCGTCATCCAGCTGGGCACGGTGATCGTCCGCGATAGCTCGTCCGACCCCTACACCACCAGCGATGGCGGCGGCCTGCTGGGCCAGATGCGCAACCACTGGCGGTCGACCAAGGGCAGCATCGTCCGCGATACCGCCTCGCTGATGAGCGGCCGGGACTTCGCCGGCGGCGTGCTGGGCGTGGCCTATCTCAGCGGCCTGTGCAGCACCACCAACGGCTACAACGTCAACCAGTACCGCAACCTGAGCGTCGCGGCCCGCGTCGCGGTGCACGCCCACGAGATCGGCCACAACTGCAGCGCCCCGCACTGCTCGGGCGGCGACTGCAGAATCATGTGCGCCGGCATCGGCGGCTGCTCGGGCGACATCTTCCGCTTCGGCAACGCCTCGAAGGCCACCATTCGCAGCTTCCTCGAGCGGGTGCCCTGCATCGATCCGCTCGTCGTGATCCCAGATCCGCTCGCGCTGCCCTTCGAGGACGGCTTCGACGCCTCGGACGACCTCGACCCCATGCTCTGGACCGACGCCTCCGAGGTCTTCGTCTCCTCGGCCGTCGTGAACCCGATCTCCTCGCCCAATGCGCTGGGCTTCCGGCCCGACGGCACGCTGTCGACCGTGGACCTGGACGTGCCCGCGCCCGGCGTCGCGCCCACCTACGTCAAGTTCTGGACGCAGGCCCGCTTCGTCGAGGCCGGCAAGTCGCTCCGCGTCGAGTACTTCTCCACCTTCTCGGGCACCTGGGAGGAGTTCGGCTCGATCGTCTCGGACGGCACGACCCAGGACCAGTACGTGCAGCACGAGTTCGAGGTGCCGCTCACCGGCGTGGGCAACCAGTTCCGCCTGCGGCTGACCGCCGTCGGCACCGACATCGCCGACGTGTGGTTCGTCGATAGCGTCGTCATCGACGAGTTCTGCCGCGCCGATCTCAACAGCGACGGCGCGCTGAACATCTTCGACTTCCTGGGCTTCCAGACCTTCTTCGACCTGGGCGACCCCCGGGCCGACTTCAACAGCGACACTCGCTTCGACGTCTTCGACTTCCTGGCCTACCAGAACGCATTTACGGCCGGCTGCTACTAGCGGCCAGACGCCGCCCCCGAGACGGCGGCACAATGCCTGACACATGCACGCACGCGAGCCCCGCCCGGGGCTCGCGTGCTTTCCTGCGCGCCTCCGGCAACCCCCCGAGAGCCGGCGTCAGCCATCGGCCGTGCTATCAATTGGGCATGGAGGCCGCACCGCTCCAACCCGCCGGTGGCATGCAGGCCGCGCGGCTGCTCGCCGGCGACATCAAGATCGCCCACTCGGTGTTCGCGCTGCCCTTCGCGCTGCTCGCGGCCGTCCTGGCGGCCGGCGCGTCCGCGGGCGGCATCCGCTGGCAGACGTTCGCCGGCCAGCTCGCGCTGATCCTCGCGTGCATGGTGGCCGCCCGCACCTGGGCCATGCTCGCCAACCGACTCGCAGACCGCACGCTGGACGCCGCCAACCCCAGGACCCGGGGCCGCCCGCTCGCCTCGGGGCGGGTGTCGCTCCGCGCCGGCGGCGTTGCCCTGTTCGCGTCGGCGGGCGTGTTCCTGGCGGCCTGCGGCCTCTTCGGCGTGCTCTTCGCGAACTGGTGGCCCCTCGCGCTCGGCGTGCCGGTACTGCTGTGGATCGCCTTCTACGCGTATACCAAACGCTTCACCTGGCTGTGCCACGCGTTCCTCGGCGGGGCGCTTGCCGCCAGCCCGCTTGCCGCCGCCATCGCCATCGGCGGCATCGGGTCCCTCGCCATGCCCGCGCTCTGGGCCATCGCGAGCATGGTCGTGCTGTGGGTCGGCGGCTTCGACGTCATCTACGCCCTGCAGGACCTCGAGCACGACCGACGCGCGGGCCTCAACAGCATCCCTGCCCGGTTCGGCTGGCGAGGGGCGGCCTGGATCAGCCGCGGCATGCACGCCGCCGCCGTCGCGTGCCTGGTGATCGCCCTAGCGATCGAGCCCCGCTTCGGCGTGCTCTTCCTGCTCGGCGTGCTCGCGACCGTCGCGTTGCTCGCCTGGGAGCACGCCGTCCTCGTCCGGCGGGGGCAAGCCGGCATCCCCATGGCCTTCTTCACGCTCAACGGCGTCATCAGCGTGCTGCTGGGCGGCCTGGGGATATCGGATGTCCTGCTGACGCCCCTCGCGGCCTAGGGGCCCGCCCGACCGCACCGGCGGTGTTCGGAATCAGAATTTTCAAACAATACTGAAAGTATTGCTTGAATCCGGGCCGCCGGCTCGCGATACTCACGGCATGAAGGTGGACACCCGCGACCACGCCCCGACCGGGGGCGCCCAGGACGAATTCATCGCCGCCTGGGGGCAGATGAGCAGCGCCTGGGGCATCAGCCGCACCATGGCCGAGGTGCATGCCCTGCTCTACATCACCGGCGAGGCGCTGTGCACCGACGACGTGATGGATCGGCTCCAGATCTCGCGGGGCAACGCCAGCATGTCGCTGCGGGCGTTGCTCGAGTGGGGCATCGTCAGCAAGGCCCACAAGCGCGGCGATCGCAAGGAGTACTTCCTGGCGGAGCAGGACATCTGGGCCATGTTCCGCGCCATCGTGCGCGAACGGCTCAAGCGCGAGGTCGAGCCCCTCATCGCGCAGCTCAACGACATCCGCGATCGCAACGACGAGACCGGCGACGCGCAGACCACCGCCGACTACCAGGGCCGCATCGACGCGCTGGTCGACTTCTTCGGCACGGTCGACCGCCTGGGCCAGCGGTTCGCGAGCCCATCGGGCCAGGGCCTCCGCGCGGCCGCCACCCTCCTGGCGAAGGTGTCCTGATGTCGACCGCCAGCGTGCCCATCCCCGGAGTCGCGTCCGCCGAGACCTGGAGGGCGGCCGATGCCCGCGCCGTGCTGGTGCGGTGGAGCGTGGCGTCCGATGCGCTGCCGTCCGCCCTGCGGTCGCTGCTCGCCGAGTCCGTCGCGGGCCTGGACCCGGTGGTCGAGATGTGCTTCGAGGTCCACCGCGGCGCAACGGCCCGCCTGACGATTGCGGGCATCGAGGTGCCCTACGAGAATCCCTCGGGCGAACAACCGGACGCCGACTTCGTGGCGGAGCGTTGCACCCGCGGTCCGGCCCGGGGCGTCATCGCGTGCGATGGGCCATCGCTGTCGGTCGTCGTGCGCCCCGCGACCGCGAACGACCCCGCCGGCTCGTACGAGCCCGGTTCGCGAACACGCAACAGGCTGCTGTACGCGCGGTGCGACGTTCCGCGACGCCTCGGGCTCGCCGGTGGTCGATACCAGCTCGTCGGCTGCGAACTCGCCTAGGTATTGCGGTGCGGCGTGCTGCCGCTACGGGCAGCCCGCGTCGAACAGGTTCTGGAACGCCAGGAAATCGAACAGCGTGAGCGAGCCGTCGCCGTCGAGGTCGGCCGCCGCCGCCCCCGCGTCGAAGAGATTCTGGAACGCCAGGAAGTCGAAGATCGTCAACTCGCCGTCGCCGTCGAGATCCGCCGGACAGCCCTCGGCGATCGGGATGAGCAGGAAGCCGCGGCTGCCCCCGGCCGGGCTGCGGCCATTGCCGCAGATCCAGCCCCGTTCGTTGATGGACAGCGCGTTGGTCAGCTCCCACCCATCGCCCGAGGTATCGACGAGATCCAGCAGCGGCACCGCGCCATTCACGCCATCCCAGCGGATCGCGCCAACGGCGCTCCGGCCGACGGCTACGCCCGATTCGTTCGCGTCGAGCAGCGCCGACGACACGCCGTCGCCCAGTCCCGCGCCGGCGTCCAGGACCGTTCCGGCGCCATCCCAGATGGCCGCCCTCGTGATGGAACCAACCGAGGCGAGCCCCACGTAGAGCCCCGCGTCTGTCCTTGCGTGCACCGTGTCGGCGCCCGGTGCCGCGTCATCGAGCCGCGGAAACACCCGCGTCGTGCCGTCGGCCCGCCACTCGACGGCGCGGATCACGATGCCGCCCAGCGGGTGCCGCCCCGCGCCGCCAACCACCCCGCCGTCGGGCAGCACACGCGAGGTGGATACGGCCCCGCCCCAGGTCTCCAGCGGCCGTGGCGCACCGGCGCCGCCCGGCTCGGGCCAGACGAACGCTTCGCGCGACGGACCAACCTTGACGAGCGTCTGGCCGGCCGCGTTGATGCTCTCGGCGCGGCTGAACGTGCAGCCCTCCGGGCCCACGGCGACCATGCCGCCCGACGCCGTCCACACGAAGCCGCTGGTCTCGCCGCACGCCGCCGTGCTCTGGCCCGCGACCATGCCGTCCACGATCGCAAAGCCGCTGCTCGAGACCCCGCCCGGCAGCGTGCCGAGCACCATCGGCACGCCGCTCTCGTCCCAGATGGCCGCACGCAGGCCATCGGCGCCCGAGACCTGGCCCGCGACGATGCCGCCGTCGTCGACCTGCAGCGCGAGGGATTGGTTCGCACCGCCGGGCAGATCGGCGAGCTCGACCAGTGCGTATTCGGCCTGTCCGGCCGCGGGGGCGGCGAACGAACAACACGCCAGCAGGACGGCACGCACGCGCAGCATGATCCGAGCATACCCCGCTTCCGGGGATCCGGCAGTGCGCGTCCGCGCCAGTCTATGGTCCGATAATAGTTCCAAACGCCGAGCAATAAGCCCCCGCCTGGATCGGGCGGGGGCTGGTCCTGTGCGTGCCGATCCCAGGAATCGCCGCTAGACGCCGACGGCCTGCGACTCGGCGGGCTGGCCGCTCTTCTTGCGGCGGACCCAGTCCTTGGCGAAGTCGCCCAGGGCCTTGGTCAGATCGTCGTTGATCTCGTCGGTGAGGGCGCGGCTGTCGTCGATCTTGTCCCAGATGTGCTTGTAGCTGGTCTGGAAGGCCTCGAGCAGGTCCCGCTCGAATTGCGGCACGTCGGCGATGTCGATCTCGTCGAGGTGGCCCTTGGTGCCCGCGAAGATCGAGATGATCTGGTCGACCACGTGGTAGGGCGTGTACTGCGGCTGCTTGAGCAGCTCGACCATCCGGGCGCCGCGATCGAGCTGCTTCTGCGTGGCGGCATCGAGCTCGGTGCCCAGCTGCGCGAAGGCCTCCAGCTCGCGGAACGCGGCGAGGTCGAGGCGGAGCGAGCCGGCGATCTTCTTCATCGCCTTCACCTGGGCGCTGCCGCCCACGCGGCTCACCGAGATGCCCACGTTGATGGCCGGCCGCACGCCCGAGAAGAACAGCTCGGGCTCGAGGTAGATCTGGCCATCGGTGATCGAGATCACGTTGGTGGGGATGTAGGCCGACACGTCGCCTTCCTGCGTCTCGATGATCGGCAGGGCGGTCAGCGAGCCGCCGCCGTTCTCATCGCTGAGCTTGGTGGCCCGCTCCAGCAGGCGGCTGTGGAGGTAGAAGACGTCGCCGGGGTAGGCCTCGCGACCCGGAGGACGCTTGAGCAGCAGCGAGAGCTGGCGGTAGGCGACGGCCTGCTTGCTCAGGTCGTCGTAGACGAGCAGCGCGTGCTTGGGCGTCTTGCCCTGCTTGCCCTGCCACATGAAGTACTCGCCCATGGCGCAGCCGGCGTAGGGCGCCACGTACTGCATCGGGGCGGGGTCCGACGACGCCGCGTTGACCACGATGGTGTAGTCCATCGCGCCGTTCTGCTTGAGCGTCTCGACCACGCCGGC includes these proteins:
- a CDS encoding AAA family ATPase, with product MTQTNQDRLRELLRVTAQPAITIVTDEEAHALELVRDAAADLGMPCHRWSATTGLQDADVEDLPVAVDTERAEHALRKVASEHLGGVHVFLDLGPHLEDAKTARAMREALFRAAQRVQKLVLIDHQPIASAAVRPYAAPFELHPPDLDEIERLVRGELRAHHLNTPIEIDVKRSEWEAMVRNLRGLTRRQIRNIAAEIIRADRRFDADDLPHVIASKREYVRADGLLEFVEAPTTLDDIGGLANLKTWLASRVLTSEAEAEAHGLEAPRGVLMLGVQGAGKSLCAKAISAAWKRPLLRLDPTVLYDRFIGESEHRLRKALHQAELMAPIILWIDEIEKGFASAGSTGSDGGLSRRMFGSLLTWMQEHSEPVFIVATANDIESLPPELMRKGRFDEIFFVDLPGVDAREAILRIHLRKRRLDPADFDLDRLIEITEGYSGAEIEQGIISARHEAFAHQREVTTDSLATILEASPPLSVTMAERIAELRRWAQGRCMPAG
- a CDS encoding M12 family metallo-peptidase, which translates into the protein MLSRSLVRGLAAGLAVAAAAAFAQPLLAQDGPQSPIVFDDLVSHTIERLDVVRGQDGSLRTTVMLGAEPATLILTPHSVRTPDFEVLIPQPDGSLKRVVAPAPTTYRGRVVGMESSTVVAGFFRDGLTAEIYTGEGEDNDWIVQPLRERVDGAADDLHVVHRRVDDISLDLIGGVCGTPDDPFAALQHMGQPDAPGVDETLVLDLAVDTDFEFYQLLGSSEPAVIAAIENQVNAVSRIYERDVDTVIQLGTVIVRDSSSDPYTTSDGGGLLGQMRNHWRSTKGSIVRDTASLMSGRDFAGGVLGVAYLSGLCSTTNGYNVNQYRNLSVAARVAVHAHEIGHNCSAPHCSGGDCRIMCAGIGGCSGDIFRFGNASKATIRSFLERVPCIDPLVVIPDPLALPFEDGFDASDDLDPMLWTDASEVFVSSAVVNPISSPNALGFRPDGTLSTVDLDVPAPGVAPTYVKFWTQARFVEAGKSLRVEYFSTFSGTWEEFGSIVSDGTTQDQYVQHEFEVPLTGVGNQFRLRLTAVGTDIADVWFVDSVVIDEFCRADLNSDGALNIFDFLGFQTFFDLGDPRADFNSDTRFDVFDFLAYQNAFTAGCY
- a CDS encoding 4-hydroxybenzoate octaprenyltransferase, whose protein sequence is MEAAPLQPAGGMQAARLLAGDIKIAHSVFALPFALLAAVLAAGASAGGIRWQTFAGQLALILACMVAARTWAMLANRLADRTLDAANPRTRGRPLASGRVSLRAGGVALFASAGVFLAACGLFGVLFANWWPLALGVPVLLWIAFYAYTKRFTWLCHAFLGGALAASPLAAAIAIGGIGSLAMPALWAIASMVVLWVGGFDVIYALQDLEHDRRAGLNSIPARFGWRGAAWISRGMHAAAVACLVIALAIEPRFGVLFLLGVLATVALLAWEHAVLVRRGQAGIPMAFFTLNGVISVLLGGLGISDVLLTPLAA
- a CDS encoding ArsR family transcriptional regulator; translation: MKVDTRDHAPTGGAQDEFIAAWGQMSSAWGISRTMAEVHALLYITGEALCTDDVMDRLQISRGNASMSLRALLEWGIVSKAHKRGDRKEYFLAEQDIWAMFRAIVRERLKREVEPLIAQLNDIRDRNDETGDAQTTADYQGRIDALVDFFGTVDRLGQRFASPSGQGLRAAATLLAKVS
- a CDS encoding GC-type dockerin domain-anchored protein: MLRVRAVLLACCSFAAPAAGQAEYALVELADLPGGANQSLALQVDDGGIVAGQVSGADGLRAAIWDESGVPMVLGTLPGGVSSSGFAIVDGMVAGQSTAACGETSGFVWTASGGMVAVGPEGCTFSRAESINAAGQTLVKVGPSREAFVWPEPGGAGAPRPLETWGGAVSTSRVLPDGGVVGGAGRHPLGGIVIRAVEWRADGTTRVFPRLDDAAPGADTVHARTDAGLYVGLASVGSITRAAIWDGAGTVLDAGAGLGDGVSSALLDANESGVAVGRSAVGAIRWDGVNGAVPLLDLVDTSGDGWELTNALSINERGWICGNGRSPAGGSRGFLLIPIAEGCPADLDGDGELTIFDFLAFQNLFDAGAAAADLDGDGSLTLFDFLAFQNLFDAGCP
- the atpA gene encoding F0F1 ATP synthase subunit alpha, with protein sequence MKIRTDEIASVIRTELEQYANELEVSEVGRVVEVGDGIARVYGLANAMAGELLEFQTAEGSVMGQVMNLEMDTVGAVIYGDYLAVKEGDLVKSTGRLLEVPVGEGLLGRVVDPLGRALDDGPAIEAAEYRKVDIIAPGIADRQPVHEPLQFGIKAVDAMIPVGRGQRELIIGDRKTGKTAVAIDAIINQKQYWGTPEAVVCIYVAVGQKESTVAGVVETLKQNGAMDYTIVVNAASSDPAPMQYVAPYAGCAMGEYFMWQGKQGKTPKHALLVYDDLSKQAVAYRQLSLLLKRPPGREAYPGDVFYLHSRLLERATKLSDENGGGSLTALPIIETQEGDVSAYIPTNVISITDGQIYLEPELFFSGVRPAINVGISVSRVGGSAQVKAMKKIAGSLRLDLAAFRELEAFAQLGTELDAATQKQLDRGARMVELLKQPQYTPYHVVDQIISIFAGTKGHLDEIDIADVPQFERDLLEAFQTSYKHIWDKIDDSRALTDEINDDLTKALGDFAKDWVRRKKSGQPAESQAVGV